Proteins encoded by one window of Mycolicibacterium sp. ND9-15:
- a CDS encoding cytochrome P450, with the protein MTNTVADPCAAPTSSRSKPPSVRSSKLVQGVGFAFFRRRAMRHWIKRHGRIFEINVPFFGRSVVISNPALVRSVCTASAEQLSNVQPNMSNLFGPGSIFALDGSGHRDRRRLLAPAFHGQSLKNYEKVIQAETLREIANWPEGSEFRILEPMNRITLNVILRAVFGAEGREFETLREIVPPYMKLGQLLAFAPPPPAWIRRLTPWSRLDRLRREFDRIVFTLMDAADADPDLDERTDVLALLVRSTHNDEAGMSRLDICDELLAFVCAGHETTASALAWAFERLRRHPAVLAELTREVDAGGSKFRHATIAELLRVRTVLDVFGRRVSSADFGPFEWQIPRDRTVLVRIADVHENPEIFSDPELFDPYRFYDRKPGTTDWVAFGGGARRCIGAGFAITEMDMVLRTVLENFRIQTDAAADEKSHFRGVAHTPKLGGLVAVNRRR; encoded by the coding sequence ATGACCAACACCGTCGCCGACCCGTGCGCAGCACCGACGTCAAGCCGGTCGAAGCCGCCATCAGTGCGCTCATCCAAGCTCGTGCAGGGTGTTGGCTTCGCCTTCTTCCGCCGCAGGGCGATGCGGCACTGGATCAAGCGGCACGGCCGCATCTTCGAAATCAACGTGCCATTCTTCGGGCGATCCGTCGTGATTTCCAACCCGGCGCTGGTGAGGTCGGTGTGCACGGCGAGCGCCGAACAGCTCAGCAACGTGCAGCCGAACATGAGCAACTTGTTCGGGCCGGGATCGATCTTCGCCCTCGACGGCAGCGGGCACCGCGACCGGCGCCGGCTGCTGGCACCGGCCTTTCACGGCCAAAGCCTCAAGAACTACGAGAAGGTAATCCAGGCCGAGACATTGCGGGAAATCGCGAATTGGCCTGAGGGCAGCGAGTTCCGGATTCTGGAACCGATGAACAGGATCACATTGAACGTGATCTTGCGGGCCGTCTTCGGCGCTGAGGGGCGCGAATTCGAGACACTACGCGAGATCGTCCCGCCCTACATGAAACTCGGACAACTGCTGGCGTTCGCCCCGCCGCCACCGGCCTGGATTCGACGTCTCACTCCCTGGTCCCGGCTCGACCGGTTGCGCAGGGAATTCGACCGGATCGTGTTCACACTGATGGACGCGGCCGATGCCGATCCGGATCTCGACGAGCGCACGGACGTTTTGGCCCTGTTGGTGCGCAGCACGCACAACGATGAAGCCGGTATGTCGCGGCTGGACATCTGTGACGAACTGCTGGCTTTCGTCTGTGCGGGTCATGAAACCACCGCGTCGGCATTGGCGTGGGCGTTCGAGCGCTTGCGCCGCCACCCGGCTGTACTGGCCGAACTGACGAGAGAGGTCGACGCGGGCGGCAGCAAGTTTCGTCATGCCACGATCGCGGAGTTGCTGCGGGTCCGCACAGTCCTCGACGTGTTCGGGCGCCGGGTCAGTTCGGCGGACTTCGGACCCTTCGAATGGCAGATCCCGCGCGATCGTACGGTGCTCGTGCGCATCGCCGATGTTCACGAGAATCCGGAGATCTTCTCCGACCCAGAGCTATTCGATCCGTATCGCTTCTACGACAGGAAGCCGGGCACGACCGATTGGGTGGCGTTCGGTGGCGGCGCGCGGCGGTGCATCGGCGCCGGCTTCGCGATCACCGAGATGGATATGGTGCTGCGGACGGTGTTGGAGAACTTCCGGATCCAGACCGATGCCGCCGCCGATGAGAAGTCGCATTTCCGGGGCGTCGCCCACACCCCGAAGTTGGGCGGTCTCGTTGCGGTGAACCGCAGAAGGTAG
- a CDS encoding acyltransferase has product MPTQLIKPMHVQRFEILCNVGDAIVANLAMNIVFFFERDLDTVVLRRAFARALTNLPIFAARMATGGGPMRIRCRGQGVPLTSVASERTLREAICSVWEDKGSWLVDAVNGVTARWGLSPLCKVRVTHLADDATAIGFSWHHAVGDMQTLMHFMNAWSAAATGKVLAEPLIVADRAAYLDEHLPADGAREPGVRCLRFTEIVRGARYLAREARKQRTLSVCFGDDEIVRMREAYGSRMRLSANDVVCAHICEALMNADEGVARRTLAIVVNARTRCGLDPMLVGNIITTLNLELRRGEPATSIAERIRHNVDHFADQHCDMRANQRFLDAGGRWRAARCVTAAFSPVAWNPIVTNLSSFGVYRLQFEDTFTSYCTVLMTLPVAGSATLMEGAHGSGLVFRMALPLKDFQVMSAPAVREYMHRFRCSTAAS; this is encoded by the coding sequence ATGCCGACCCAGCTGATCAAACCGATGCACGTTCAACGGTTCGAAATCCTCTGCAATGTCGGGGATGCCATCGTGGCGAACCTGGCGATGAACATCGTCTTCTTCTTTGAGCGCGATCTCGACACAGTGGTACTCAGGCGCGCATTCGCCCGGGCCCTGACGAATCTTCCGATCTTCGCGGCGCGAATGGCCACGGGGGGCGGCCCGATGCGAATCCGGTGTCGTGGGCAGGGCGTACCTCTGACGTCGGTAGCGTCCGAGCGCACGCTCCGTGAGGCCATCTGTTCGGTGTGGGAGGACAAGGGGTCATGGCTCGTCGATGCGGTGAACGGTGTCACCGCGCGTTGGGGGCTGAGCCCGTTGTGCAAGGTCCGCGTCACGCATCTTGCAGACGACGCCACCGCGATCGGTTTCTCCTGGCACCACGCGGTCGGCGACATGCAGACGCTGATGCACTTCATGAACGCGTGGTCGGCCGCCGCCACCGGGAAGGTGCTCGCCGAGCCGTTGATCGTGGCAGACCGCGCCGCCTATCTCGACGAGCATCTGCCCGCCGACGGTGCGCGGGAGCCCGGCGTGCGGTGCCTCCGGTTCACAGAAATCGTGCGCGGTGCGCGGTATCTGGCACGGGAGGCGCGAAAGCAGCGCACCCTGAGCGTCTGTTTCGGAGATGACGAGATTGTCCGCATGCGCGAGGCCTACGGGAGCCGGATGCGCTTGTCGGCGAACGATGTTGTTTGCGCGCATATCTGCGAAGCTCTCATGAATGCGGATGAGGGGGTGGCTCGTCGTACGCTCGCAATCGTCGTGAACGCGCGGACTCGTTGCGGTCTCGACCCTATGCTCGTCGGCAATATCATCACGACACTGAATCTCGAGCTGAGGCGCGGAGAGCCGGCAACGTCGATTGCCGAACGCATCCGCCACAACGTCGACCATTTCGCCGACCAGCATTGCGACATGCGCGCCAACCAACGGTTCCTCGACGCGGGCGGTAGGTGGCGGGCCGCTCGCTGTGTGACGGCCGCGTTCAGTCCGGTCGCCTGGAATCCGATTGTGACGAACCTGAGCAGCTTCGGGGTTTACCGCCTTCAGTTCGAGGACACCTTCACGTCCTACTGCACGGTATTGATGACATTACCCGTCGCAGGGAGCGCAACCTTGATGGAAGGGGCGCACGGCAGCGGACTTGTCTTTCGAATGGCATTGCCACTCAAAGATTTCCAGGTCATGTCCGCGCCCGCGGTTCGCGAATACATGCACCGGTTCCGGTGCTCCACCGCTGCATCGTGA
- a CDS encoding serine/threonine-protein kinase: MTDPTADYPAEFTRTQAPTDTADGTAIRTGSFEPSFAAVSPSTRLAQIDVGQRLDDFDLLIELGSGAFARVFLARQRSLQRLVAVKISANRGYEPQTLAQLDHDYIVRVFDQRILRDRDWRLLYMQYLPGGTLLDLVQAIHRAERPPETGQALLDAVDDALEARGEIRPTESSTRAELASLPWPDTVAWLGKRLAEALHYANSRGVLHRDIKLANVLLAPNGTPKLADFNISFGRNVAGASPFEYFGGSLSYMSPEQLVACQPGHTRDMANLDARSDIYSLAVVLWELLTGCKPFDDSAAQAARANGAGPIGDTTALELMLATRAQGVSPAAVSALPENCPPALRRVLLKALSADREQRWDSGAELAEQLQLCLDPHARDLVDPPARSWRLRLRPFVLPIALLAIIIPNLLASMYNIQHNRLLIVSQLSEQAQSRFMLITALVNVVFFPLGSALLLYWCRRVILVPRRLRQGPAPSAEALAQARHDCLVTPDRVVFVVFGLWLLAGLTFPLTMQFVAGGIPGRSAIHFFGSLTICGAIAIAYPFFLLTFYIVRSVYPELVAHGQTNPREADQLGALSRRLSRYLAIAASVPLLGVVAVTLLTPAEIAEVIVPIRVLCIGGITGFVLVYWLSRQIESDIRALERVIRNRVPH, encoded by the coding sequence ATGACTGACCCGACCGCCGACTACCCCGCCGAGTTCACGCGCACTCAAGCGCCCACGGACACTGCCGACGGAACCGCAATCCGCACCGGATCATTCGAACCATCGTTCGCCGCCGTCAGCCCGTCCACCCGCCTCGCCCAGATCGATGTCGGGCAGCGGCTCGACGACTTCGATCTGCTCATCGAGCTCGGCAGCGGCGCATTCGCGCGAGTTTTCCTGGCCCGGCAACGGTCACTGCAACGGCTGGTGGCGGTGAAGATATCCGCGAACCGAGGCTATGAACCGCAGACCCTGGCCCAACTCGACCACGACTACATCGTGCGCGTCTTCGACCAGCGGATTCTGCGCGATCGTGACTGGCGACTGCTCTACATGCAGTATCTGCCCGGCGGAACGCTGCTCGACCTTGTCCAAGCGATTCATCGCGCAGAGCGGCCACCCGAAACCGGTCAAGCGTTGCTTGACGCGGTGGACGACGCACTGGAGGCGCGCGGCGAGATCCGGCCCACCGAGTCGTCCACACGCGCTGAGCTCGCCTCCCTGCCCTGGCCCGACACCGTTGCTTGGCTGGGGAAACGACTGGCCGAAGCGTTGCACTATGCCAATTCACGGGGCGTCCTGCACCGCGACATCAAGCTGGCGAACGTCCTCCTCGCGCCCAATGGCACCCCCAAACTCGCGGACTTCAACATCAGCTTCGGCCGCAACGTAGCGGGCGCAAGCCCGTTCGAATACTTCGGCGGCTCACTGTCCTACATGTCTCCCGAGCAACTCGTCGCTTGTCAGCCCGGGCACACGCGAGATATGGCGAACCTCGATGCCCGCAGCGACATCTACTCCCTCGCGGTCGTGCTGTGGGAGCTACTGACCGGCTGCAAACCGTTCGATGATTCCGCGGCGCAAGCCGCTCGGGCGAACGGGGCCGGGCCGATCGGCGACACCACAGCGCTCGAGCTGATGCTGGCCACCCGCGCACAAGGGGTCTCGCCGGCAGCCGTTTCCGCGCTACCGGAGAACTGTCCGCCGGCGCTGCGGAGAGTTCTGCTGAAGGCATTGAGCGCCGATCGCGAACAGCGCTGGGACTCGGGCGCCGAACTCGCCGAGCAACTCCAGCTGTGCCTTGATCCGCACGCTCGTGACCTGGTGGATCCGCCGGCACGAAGCTGGCGGCTGCGGCTGCGGCCGTTCGTCCTGCCAATTGCGCTGCTGGCCATCATCATTCCCAACCTGCTCGCCAGCATGTACAACATCCAACACAATCGACTGCTCATCGTCAGCCAGCTCTCCGAGCAGGCCCAGAGCCGTTTCATGCTAATCACCGCACTGGTCAATGTGGTTTTCTTTCCGCTCGGCAGCGCGCTGCTGCTCTATTGGTGCCGTCGTGTAATCCTGGTCCCGCGACGCCTGCGGCAGGGGCCCGCTCCGTCCGCAGAAGCCTTGGCCCAAGCGCGTCACGATTGTCTCGTCACGCCTGATCGGGTGGTGTTCGTCGTGTTCGGCTTATGGTTGCTGGCCGGGCTGACCTTCCCGCTCACCATGCAGTTCGTCGCGGGTGGAATCCCCGGTAGGTCTGCGATCCATTTCTTCGGGTCACTGACGATCTGTGGCGCAATCGCGATCGCGTATCCGTTCTTTCTGTTGACGTTTTACATCGTGCGCAGTGTCTATCCGGAACTCGTGGCGCACGGGCAGACGAACCCGCGGGAAGCCGATCAGCTAGGAGCGCTCAGCCGTCGACTCTCACGGTATCTGGCGATCGCGGCCTCCGTGCCGTTGCTCGGCGTCGTCGCCGTGACACTCCTGACCCCCGCCGAGATCGCCGAAGTCATCGTGCCGATCCGAGTGCTGTGTATCGGGGGGATCACCGGGTTCGTCCTGGTGTACTGGCTGTCGCGGCAGATCGAATCCGACATTCGTGCACTCGAGCGGGTGATTCGCAACCGAGTGCCCCACTAG
- a CDS encoding response regulator transcription factor: MPALPENTPEAKVLVVDDEANIVELLSVSLKFQGFEVYTASNGPAALDKARETHPDAVILDVMMPGMDGFGLLRRLRADGIDAPALFLTARDSLQDKIAGLTLGGDDYVTKPFSLEEVVARLRVILRRSGRGVEEPRNSRLSFADIELDEDTHEVWKAGEPVSLSPTEFTLLRYFIINAGTVLSKPKILDHVWRYDFGGDVNVVESYVSYLRRKIDTGEKRLLHTLRGVGYVLREPR; this comes from the coding sequence ATGCCTGCACTACCGGAGAACACACCCGAGGCCAAGGTCCTCGTCGTCGACGACGAGGCCAACATCGTCGAGCTGCTGTCCGTCAGCCTGAAGTTTCAGGGGTTCGAGGTCTACACCGCGTCCAACGGTCCGGCTGCGCTGGACAAGGCGCGCGAGACGCACCCCGACGCCGTCATCCTCGACGTGATGATGCCCGGCATGGACGGCTTCGGCCTGCTGCGCCGGCTACGCGCCGACGGCATCGACGCACCCGCGCTGTTTCTCACCGCGCGAGACTCACTGCAGGACAAGATCGCGGGTCTGACCCTGGGCGGCGACGACTATGTGACCAAGCCGTTCAGCCTCGAGGAGGTGGTGGCCCGGTTGCGGGTGATCCTGCGTCGTTCCGGGCGCGGCGTCGAAGAGCCTCGCAACTCCCGGCTGTCCTTTGCCGACATCGAACTCGACGAGGACACCCACGAGGTGTGGAAGGCGGGGGAGCCGGTGTCGCTTTCACCGACGGAGTTCACTCTGCTGCGGTACTTCATCATCAACGCGGGCACCGTGTTGTCGAAACCGAAAATCCTCGACCACGTCTGGCGCTACGACTTCGGCGGCGACGTCAACGTCGTCGAATCGTACGTGTCGTATCTGCGCCGCAAGATCGACACGGGCGAGAAGCGTCTGCTGCACACCTTGCGCGGGGTGGGATACGTGCTCCGCGAGCCGCGGTGA
- a CDS encoding sensor histidine kinase gives MTGRVPLRVALVAATLLLVACGLLASGVAVTSILRHTLSSRVDQELLDASRGWAQAPRGGSADAVESPNPARPPTNFYVRGVDAGGRMWIAVNDRDAEPALPPDNDVGPVPVTIGSLDDSGVLWRAMTVRGPGGELTTVAIDLSDVQTTVRELTYAQVGIGVAVLLVLGVAGYAVVHRSLRPLVEVEQTAAGIAAGDFDRRIPQRDPRTEVGRLSLALNGMLTQIQSAMAASEASAEQARRSEERMRRFITDASHELRTPLTTIRGFAELYRQGAARDIEMLMSRIESESSRMGVLVEDLLLLARLDAQRPLERRRVDLLTLATDAVHDAQSIAPNRVIKMEVLDGPGTPEVLGDEARLRQVLGNLMANALQHTPESAGVTVRVGTSGEQAVLEVCDEGPGMNPEDAQRVFERFYRADTSRARTSGGTGLGLSIVDSLVYAHGGTVGVTTASGQGCTFTVSLPRIADVAAQVS, from the coding sequence ATGACCGGACGTGTGCCGCTGAGGGTCGCGCTGGTGGCGGCCACCCTTTTATTGGTGGCGTGCGGTCTGCTGGCGTCCGGCGTGGCGGTCACCTCGATCCTTCGGCACACTCTGAGCAGCCGGGTCGACCAGGAACTGCTCGACGCCTCCCGCGGATGGGCGCAGGCGCCGCGCGGCGGGTCCGCCGACGCGGTGGAAAGCCCCAACCCCGCGCGGCCACCGACGAACTTCTACGTCCGAGGCGTCGATGCCGGTGGCCGGATGTGGATCGCGGTGAACGATCGCGACGCCGAACCGGCGCTGCCGCCCGACAACGACGTCGGCCCCGTTCCGGTGACGATCGGATCGCTCGACGACTCCGGTGTGCTGTGGCGCGCGATGACGGTCCGCGGGCCCGGCGGGGAACTGACCACTGTGGCCATCGATCTCTCCGATGTGCAGACCACGGTGCGTGAGCTGACCTACGCGCAGGTGGGCATCGGGGTGGCGGTACTGCTGGTGCTCGGTGTGGCCGGCTACGCCGTCGTGCACCGCAGCCTTCGCCCGTTGGTCGAAGTCGAACAGACTGCCGCCGGGATCGCTGCGGGCGATTTCGACCGCCGCATCCCACAGCGCGATCCGCGCACCGAGGTGGGCCGGCTTTCTTTGGCGCTCAACGGGATGCTGACTCAGATTCAGAGCGCGATGGCCGCGTCGGAGGCCTCCGCCGAGCAGGCGAGGCGATCCGAGGAACGGATGCGACGGTTCATCACCGACGCCAGCCACGAACTGCGTACGCCGTTGACCACGATCCGCGGCTTCGCCGAGCTGTACCGCCAGGGCGCCGCACGCGACATCGAGATGCTGATGAGCCGCATCGAAAGCGAGTCCAGCCGAATGGGTGTGCTCGTAGAGGACCTGCTGCTGCTCGCGCGCCTCGACGCACAACGCCCGCTGGAACGCCGGCGGGTCGACTTGCTGACGTTGGCTACCGACGCTGTGCACGACGCGCAGTCCATCGCTCCGAATCGGGTCATCAAGATGGAGGTGCTCGACGGTCCCGGCACCCCGGAGGTGCTCGGCGACGAGGCGCGCCTGCGCCAGGTGCTGGGCAACCTGATGGCCAACGCGCTGCAGCACACCCCCGAAAGCGCGGGGGTCACGGTGCGGGTGGGTACCTCAGGCGAGCAGGCGGTGCTGGAGGTCTGCGACGAAGGTCCGGGGATGAATCCCGAAGACGCGCAACGCGTTTTCGAGCGGTTCTACCGTGCGGACACCTCGCGGGCACGAACCAGCGGCGGTACCGGCCTGGGGCTGTCGATCGTCGACTCGCTGGTCTACGCGCATGGCGGGACGGTCGGCGTCACCACCGCCTCCGGACAGGGATGCACGTTCACGGTCAGCCTGCCGCGGATAGCCGACGTCGCGGCTCAGGTCAGCTGA
- a CDS encoding HIT family protein has protein sequence MASVFTKIINGELPGRFVYEDDDTVAFLTIAPITRGHTLVVPRAEIDHWQEVAPVVLGRVMEVSQLIGKAVVKAFPAERAGVIIAGMEVPHLHVHVFPTNNLADFGFANADHNPSPQALDDAQARIKAALAQLT, from the coding sequence ATGGCGAGCGTCTTCACCAAGATCATCAACGGAGAGTTGCCCGGCCGGTTCGTCTACGAAGACGACGACACCGTCGCGTTCCTGACGATCGCGCCGATCACCCGCGGCCACACGCTGGTGGTGCCCCGAGCGGAGATCGACCACTGGCAGGAGGTCGCCCCCGTGGTCCTCGGCCGGGTCATGGAAGTGTCGCAATTGATCGGCAAGGCCGTGGTCAAGGCATTCCCGGCCGAGCGGGCGGGCGTGATCATCGCCGGCATGGAAGTGCCGCACCTGCACGTGCACGTCTTCCCCACCAACAACCTCGCCGACTTCGGCTTCGCCAACGCCGACCACAACCCGTCGCCGCAGGCCCTCGACGATGCTCAGGCCAGGATCAAAGCCGCGCTGGCTCAGCTGACCTGA
- a CDS encoding HNH endonuclease signature motif containing protein — protein sequence MFATADDTAVVAAIEECARAEAALVARRLAATAELTARYTEPDGQREHLVIDGWRLAAAEISAAMGIADRAASRQMCIAMALRERLPKVAALFAEGRLSAGLVATITWRTQLIVDSEIQKLLDTAIAERAAKWGSLSVAKLEAAIDSLVDAHDPDARRRMREAARSRDVRLGKRDDVTGTASLWGRLSATDAALLERRLAQMSGGVCNDDPRTLGQRRADSLGTIAAGADALSCQCANPDCPAAGDDPRAAGIVINVIAEPAALNAQPDPQMSGDGQANPGPEPAERPAPPGQPKPAAALVLGGGLIPTPLLAELINNGAKVQWVQKPDAAPEAGYQPSRKTARFVRMRDLTCRFPGCDRPAEFCDIDHTTPYPGGATHPSNTKCLCRIHHLLKTFCGWLDEQRADGTIIWTAPSGRTYVTHPGSRLFYPGWDSATAVLPAPQRPAQNGAKGAMMPRRRRTRTQDRLHQIKRERALNALERSRPAAPVTSQPSRPPPHDLTDTDLAVGTDGSDADPPPF from the coding sequence ATGTTTGCGACGGCCGACGATACCGCCGTGGTCGCGGCGATCGAGGAGTGCGCCCGCGCGGAGGCCGCTCTTGTGGCCCGTCGCCTGGCGGCCACCGCCGAGTTGACCGCGCGATACACCGAGCCCGACGGGCAGCGCGAGCATCTGGTGATCGACGGCTGGCGGCTGGCGGCCGCCGAGATTTCGGCTGCGATGGGGATCGCGGACCGGGCTGCCTCGCGGCAGATGTGTATCGCGATGGCCCTGCGGGAGCGGTTGCCCAAAGTCGCGGCGCTGTTCGCCGAGGGGCGGTTGAGTGCCGGGCTGGTCGCGACCATCACCTGGCGGACACAACTGATCGTTGATTCCGAGATCCAAAAACTGCTCGACACCGCGATCGCCGAGCGTGCGGCCAAGTGGGGGTCACTGTCGGTCGCAAAACTGGAGGCGGCGATCGACTCGCTGGTCGACGCTCATGATCCCGACGCGCGCCGGCGCATGCGAGAGGCCGCACGAAGCAGAGACGTCCGGCTGGGCAAACGCGACGATGTGACGGGAACGGCGTCGCTGTGGGGTCGGTTGTCGGCGACCGATGCGGCCCTGCTCGAGCGTCGGCTAGCACAGATGTCGGGCGGGGTGTGCAACGACGATCCGCGCACCCTCGGGCAGCGGCGGGCTGATTCGCTGGGCACCATCGCCGCCGGCGCGGACGCACTGAGCTGCCAGTGCGCCAACCCGGACTGCCCGGCTGCCGGCGACGATCCCCGCGCGGCCGGCATCGTCATCAACGTGATCGCCGAACCCGCGGCCCTAAACGCACAACCCGATCCTCAGATGTCAGGCGACGGCCAAGCCAATCCAGGGCCAGAGCCGGCCGAACGCCCAGCACCGCCGGGGCAGCCGAAACCGGCTGCAGCGCTTGTTCTCGGTGGCGGTCTGATCCCGACGCCGCTGCTGGCCGAGCTGATCAACAACGGCGCCAAAGTCCAGTGGGTGCAAAAGCCCGATGCAGCACCCGAAGCCGGCTATCAGCCGTCGCGCAAGACGGCACGGTTTGTCCGGATGCGCGATTTGACGTGTCGATTCCCCGGCTGCGACCGACCCGCGGAGTTCTGCGACATCGACCACACGACGCCCTATCCGGGCGGCGCCACGCATCCGTCAAACACCAAGTGCCTGTGCCGAATTCATCACCTCCTCAAAACGTTCTGCGGCTGGCTCGACGAGCAACGCGCCGACGGGACGATCATCTGGACGGCGCCGTCTGGGCGCACGTATGTAACCCACCCCGGTAGCCGGTTGTTCTACCCCGGCTGGGATAGCGCCACTGCCGTCCTGCCCGCGCCACAACGACCGGCACAAAACGGCGCCAAAGGCGCCATGATGCCGCGCCGACGGCGAACCCGCACCCAGGACCGGCTGCACCAAATCAAGCGCGAACGCGCACTCAACGCCCTCGAACGCAGCAGACCCGCGGCCCCCGTCACCTCCCAACCCAGCAGGCCGCCGCCGCACGACCTAACCGATACCGACCTCGCGGTGGGCACCGACGGCTCTGACGCCGACCCTCCACCGTTCTGA
- a CDS encoding SDR family NAD(P)-dependent oxidoreductase produces MPSSPSLSGRGAVVVGGSRGVGLAVAELLAAHGAGVVVNGRDPDAVAQAAQRIPNACGLAGSPADPDMADTLIEQCVQEFGRIDILVNCAGVPEPAGSSILNITSAQFRDLIDAHLGTAFETCRAAAPRMVAQGGGAIVNTSSFAFLGDYGGTGYPAGKGGVNGLTLAIAAELKEHGVRANVVCPGAKTRLSTGPAYEAQIADLHRRGLLDEVSMQGALEAPPPEYAAPTYAYLASDMAEDITGQIFIAAGGFIGRFDRPRPAIIAYRDHRDNPPWSVADLRDLIAG; encoded by the coding sequence ATGCCAAGTAGTCCCTCGCTCAGCGGACGCGGCGCGGTCGTGGTCGGCGGTTCGCGGGGCGTCGGGTTGGCGGTGGCCGAACTGCTCGCCGCCCACGGCGCGGGAGTCGTCGTCAACGGCCGCGACCCAGATGCGGTAGCGCAAGCGGCGCAACGGATTCCCAATGCGTGCGGGCTGGCCGGCTCCCCCGCCGATCCCGACATGGCCGACACACTGATCGAACAGTGCGTGCAAGAGTTCGGCCGGATCGACATCCTGGTCAACTGCGCGGGTGTCCCCGAGCCCGCCGGATCGTCGATCCTCAACATCACCTCCGCTCAGTTCCGCGATCTGATCGACGCGCATCTCGGCACGGCTTTCGAGACCTGCCGGGCGGCGGCACCGAGGATGGTGGCCCAAGGCGGCGGCGCAATCGTGAACACGAGTTCGTTCGCCTTCCTCGGCGACTACGGCGGCACCGGTTACCCGGCGGGCAAAGGCGGCGTCAACGGCCTGACGCTCGCTATCGCCGCCGAGTTGAAGGAGCACGGCGTGCGCGCCAACGTGGTGTGCCCCGGCGCAAAGACGCGGCTGTCCACCGGCCCGGCCTACGAGGCCCAGATCGCCGATCTGCACCGGCGCGGTTTACTCGACGAGGTCAGCATGCAGGGCGCCCTCGAGGCCCCACCTCCGGAGTATGCCGCGCCGACGTACGCCTATCTGGCCAGTGACATGGCCGAGGACATCACGGGGCAGATCTTCATCGCCGCCGGCGGGTTCATCGGCCGATTCGACCGGCCGAGGCCGGCGATCATCGCGTACCGCGACCATCGGGACAACCCGCCGTGGTCCGTCGCCGATCTGCGCGATTTGATTGCCGGCTGA
- a CDS encoding nuclear transport factor 2 family protein, with the protein MTQETTEKTPALAASHNSWKCVHAHDKDGWLALMADDVVIEDPIGQSFTNPDGTGIRGKEAVSGFYDANIAANDLRITCEETFPSSSPLEVAHILLLRSKFDNGMTSTVRGVFTYKVDDAGLLTNLRGYWNMDAMQFDQAASRSSDAK; encoded by the coding sequence GTGACGCAGGAAACCACCGAGAAGACACCGGCATTGGCCGCGTCGCACAACTCGTGGAAGTGCGTGCACGCCCACGACAAGGACGGCTGGCTGGCGCTGATGGCCGACGACGTCGTCATCGAGGACCCCATCGGGCAGTCCTTCACCAATCCCGACGGCACGGGAATCCGTGGGAAAGAGGCGGTTTCGGGGTTCTACGACGCCAACATCGCCGCCAACGACCTGCGGATCACCTGCGAGGAGACGTTTCCGTCCAGCTCGCCGCTCGAGGTGGCCCATATCCTGTTGCTGCGCAGCAAGTTCGACAACGGTATGACCAGCACGGTGCGCGGGGTTTTCACCTACAAGGTCGACGACGCCGGGCTACTCACGAATCTGCGCGGCTACTGGAACATGGACGCGATGCAATTCGACCAGGCCGCCAGCCGGTCATCGGATGCCAAGTAG